The following proteins are encoded in a genomic region of Candidatus Dechloromonas phosphoritropha:
- the ligA gene encoding NAD-dependent DNA ligase LigA — protein MAAPALAAGRVRELRAEIERHNHAYYVLDASTVPDAEYDLLFRELQDLEQQYPELLTPDSPTRRVGGAPLSEFPPCVHGVPMLSLNNAFDPAEVQAFDQRVRDGLEAIAAVDYAVEPKFDGLAISLTYENGLFTRGATRGDGMTGEEVTPNLRTLRGIPLRLAGSGWPPLIEVRGEVLMFKDAFASLNARQRERGEKEFANPRNVAAGSLRQLDSRITAARPLAFFAYGVGAGGEALPVTTHGGLMDLLAAWGFPVAAERRVVQGAPGLLAYFSEMGEKRHALPYDIDGVVYKVNRLAAQAQLGFVSRAPRFAIAHKFPAEEALTEILGIDVQVGRTGAITPVARLRPVFVGGVTVTNATLHNEDEVRRKDVRTGDTVIVRRAGDVIPEVVAIVPERRPIRDPFGGEPLHPPFELPKICPECGSTVTRGEDEAIARCSGGLYCPAQRKQALLHFAARRALDIEGLGDKLVEQLVDAGLVHSPADIYGLTAETLAGLERMGDKSARNLVAAIAKSRQTTLARFIFALGIRNVGEATARDLARHFGSLKALLAADDAALQEVPDIGPIVAASISAFLAEPHNREIIGRLREGGLTWPEGEQAESRPRAFTGRTLVLTGTLPTLKRDQAKALIEAAGGKVAGSVSTKTDFVVAGEEAGSKLESARKLGIAVIDEAELLKLLEREAEQ, from the coding sequence ATGGCCGCGCCGGCACTCGCCGCCGGGCGCGTGCGGGAACTGCGCGCCGAGATCGAGCGCCACAACCACGCTTACTACGTCCTCGACGCGTCGACGGTTCCCGACGCTGAGTACGACCTGCTGTTCCGCGAACTGCAGGACCTTGAGCAGCAATACCCGGAGCTGCTGACACCCGACTCGCCGACCCGACGCGTCGGCGGCGCTCCGCTCAGCGAGTTTCCGCCCTGTGTCCATGGCGTGCCGATGCTGTCGCTGAACAACGCCTTTGATCCGGCTGAGGTCCAGGCATTCGACCAGCGCGTGCGCGACGGGCTGGAAGCGATTGCCGCGGTCGACTACGCTGTTGAGCCAAAATTCGACGGGCTGGCGATCAGCCTGACCTACGAGAACGGGTTATTCACCCGCGGTGCGACGCGCGGCGACGGGATGACCGGCGAGGAAGTGACGCCCAATCTGCGGACCTTGCGCGGCATCCCGCTGCGCCTCGCCGGCAGCGGCTGGCCGCCGCTGATCGAGGTGCGCGGTGAAGTGCTGATGTTCAAGGATGCCTTTGCCTCGCTCAATGCCCGCCAGCGCGAGCGTGGTGAGAAGGAATTCGCCAATCCGCGCAATGTGGCCGCCGGCAGCCTGCGCCAGCTCGATTCGCGGATCACCGCCGCTCGCCCGCTGGCGTTTTTCGCCTACGGAGTCGGGGCGGGGGGCGAGGCTCTGCCGGTCACGACCCATGGCGGTCTGATGGACCTGCTGGCCGCCTGGGGCTTTCCGGTGGCGGCGGAACGCCGGGTAGTCCAGGGCGCTCCGGGTTTGCTTGCCTACTTTTCCGAGATGGGCGAGAAACGGCACGCCTTACCGTATGACATCGACGGCGTGGTGTACAAGGTCAATCGATTGGCGGCGCAGGCACAGCTGGGTTTTGTTTCGCGCGCCCCGCGCTTTGCCATTGCCCACAAGTTCCCGGCCGAGGAGGCGCTGACCGAGATCCTCGGCATCGACGTCCAGGTCGGCCGCACCGGTGCGATCACCCCGGTCGCCCGGCTCAGGCCGGTATTCGTCGGCGGGGTCACGGTGACCAACGCGACCCTGCATAATGAAGACGAGGTGAGGCGCAAGGACGTGCGGACCGGCGATACGGTCATCGTTCGCCGGGCTGGTGATGTCATTCCGGAAGTGGTGGCCATCGTCCCCGAGCGCCGGCCGATACGCGACCCGTTCGGTGGCGAACCGCTGCATCCGCCTTTTGAATTGCCGAAAATCTGCCCCGAATGCGGGTCGACCGTGACCCGGGGCGAGGACGAGGCAATCGCTCGCTGCAGCGGCGGCCTCTACTGTCCGGCACAGCGCAAGCAGGCGCTGCTGCATTTCGCCGCGCGGCGGGCGCTGGACATCGAGGGGCTCGGCGACAAGCTGGTCGAGCAACTGGTCGATGCCGGGCTGGTCCATTCGCCGGCCGACATCTACGGGCTGACCGCCGAAACGCTGGCCGGGCTGGAGCGCATGGGCGACAAGTCGGCGCGGAATCTGGTCGCGGCGATCGCGAAGAGCAGGCAGACGACGCTGGCCCGCTTCATCTTCGCGCTCGGTATCCGCAATGTCGGCGAGGCGACGGCGCGCGATCTTGCCCGCCATTTCGGCAGCCTCAAGGCACTGCTCGCGGCCGATGATGCCGCCTTGCAGGAGGTACCGGACATCGGGCCGATCGTTGCCGCGAGTATTTCCGCTTTTCTCGCCGAGCCGCACAACCGGGAGATCATCGGCCGCCTGCGGGAAGGCGGTCTGACCTGGCCGGAAGGAGAGCAGGCGGAGTCAAGGCCGCGCGCTTTCACGGGCAGAACGCTGGTGCTGACCGGCACGCTGCCAACGCTCAAACGCGACCAGGCCAAGGCGCTGATCGAGGCCGCTGGCGGCAAGGTGGCCGGCTCGGTATCGACCAAGACCGATTTCGTGGTCGCCGGAGAGGAAGCAGGTTCCAAGCTGGAAAGTGCCCGAAAACTGGGTATTGCGGTGATCGATGAGGCAGAATTGCTGAAATTGTTGGAAAGGGAAGCGGAACAGTGA
- the rfbD gene encoding dTDP-4-dehydrorhamnose reductase: MSILLLGKDGQVGWQLQRSLAPHGPVITCGHADCDLNDLDRLRLLVRQIGPSVIVNAAAYTAVDRAEAEPELAMRINGEAPGVLAQEAARLGALLVHYSTDYVFDGKKPAPYVESDPSAPLSVYGRSKLAGEEAIQAAGCKSVIFRTSWVFGARGENFAKTILRLAHEKRTLNVVSDQIGSPTPAALIATVTGIVLAMLRQGHAMNRETQRRYHLCCGRPVSWHEFARTIVKLAGATPGFDLRLKPGAIIAIPGSEYPAAAARPANSRLDCSRLEKEFGLQMPDWQPHLVRMLQLLALTQNGY, encoded by the coding sequence ATGAGCATCCTTCTCCTGGGCAAGGACGGTCAGGTTGGCTGGCAGTTGCAGCGCTCACTGGCGCCGCATGGCCCAGTCATCACCTGCGGCCATGCCGACTGCGATCTAAACGATCTCGATCGATTGCGTTTGCTGGTCAGGCAGATCGGTCCATCAGTCATCGTCAACGCGGCGGCCTACACGGCGGTTGATCGGGCCGAAGCCGAACCCGAACTGGCCATGCGCATCAATGGCGAGGCGCCGGGCGTCCTGGCGCAGGAGGCGGCAAGGCTCGGCGCGTTGCTGGTCCATTACTCGACCGATTATGTCTTTGATGGCAAGAAGCCGGCGCCCTACGTCGAGAGCGACCCGAGCGCTCCGCTGAGCGTCTACGGCCGCAGTAAGCTGGCGGGCGAGGAGGCGATCCAGGCTGCGGGCTGCAAGTCCGTCATCTTCAGGACTAGCTGGGTGTTTGGCGCGCGCGGCGAAAATTTCGCCAAGACCATCCTGCGCCTGGCGCACGAGAAGCGGACACTGAATGTGGTCAGCGATCAGATTGGCTCGCCGACGCCGGCGGCGTTGATCGCCACCGTGACCGGCATCGTGCTCGCCATGCTGCGTCAGGGCCACGCGATGAACCGCGAGACACAGCGACGCTACCACCTCTGTTGCGGTCGACCGGTCAGTTGGCACGAATTTGCCCGCACCATCGTCAAGTTAGCCGGCGCAACGCCGGGCTTCGACCTGCGTCTTAAGCCTGGGGCGATAATCGCCATTCCGGGCAGCGAGTATCCCGCTGCCGCTGCCCGTCCGGCCAATTCGCGGCTCGACTGCTCGCGCCTTGAGAAAGAGTTCGGCTTGCAGATGCCGGACTGGCAACCCCATCTCGTGCGCATGCTGCAACTGCTTGCACTGACACAGAACGGCTATTGA
- the rpsB gene encoding 30S ribosomal protein S2, producing MSVTMRQMLEAGVHFGHQTRFWCPKMAPYIFGARNKIHIVNLEQTLAKYNEAMAFVKKLSANRGTILFVGTKRQAREIVSEEARRAGAPFVDQRWLGGMLTNFKTVKTSIKRLKEMELAVEAGDLERMPKKEALTFRREMEKLQKSIGGIKEMPGLPDAIFVIDVGYHKIAITEASKLGVPIIGVVDTNHSPVGINYVIPGNDDSSRAIQLYARGVADAILEGRSNFVQEIVATVGDDEFVEFQDEAVE from the coding sequence ATGTCCGTAACCATGCGTCAAATGCTGGAGGCCGGTGTTCATTTCGGTCACCAGACCCGCTTCTGGTGCCCCAAGATGGCTCCGTACATCTTCGGCGCCCGCAACAAGATTCACATCGTCAACCTCGAACAGACCTTGGCCAAGTACAACGAAGCCATGGCCTTCGTGAAGAAGCTGTCCGCCAACCGCGGTACCATCCTGTTCGTCGGCACCAAGCGCCAGGCGCGCGAGATTGTGTCCGAGGAGGCGCGGCGTGCCGGCGCGCCTTTTGTCGACCAGCGCTGGCTCGGCGGCATGTTGACCAACTTCAAGACGGTCAAGACCTCGATCAAGCGCCTCAAGGAAATGGAGTTGGCGGTCGAGGCCGGCGACCTCGAGCGCATGCCCAAGAAGGAGGCGCTGACTTTCCGTCGCGAAATGGAAAAGCTGCAGAAGTCGATCGGCGGCATCAAGGAAATGCCTGGCCTGCCGGATGCCATCTTCGTCATCGACGTCGGCTACCACAAGATTGCGATCACCGAAGCCAGCAAGCTCGGTGTGCCGATCATCGGGGTCGTCGATACCAATCATTCGCCGGTTGGCATCAACTATGTTATCCCGGGCAACGATGACTCATCGCGAGCCATCCAGCTTTACGCCCGTGGCGTCGCCGATGCCATCCTCGAAGGCCGCAGCAACTTCGTTCAGGAAATCGTCGCTACCGTTGGTGATGACGAGTTCGTCGAATTCCAGGATGAAGCGGTGGAATGA
- a CDS encoding class I SAM-dependent methyltransferase, with translation MSGATVSDFVDYWRNEGEAYVRRGDYAWMAGLVPGRRVLEIGCGLGFGTAALVARGLAVLALDTLPECLAASAERVGEAAGGVTLMQGDVAALSTEQLATIETFAPDVVVCWLMGAPAVTTGAAAGDEGKAVAAYREAVHRQVAELAAKLLAVRALHLVDRTAMPWQAKDIGRDTLLRYHLGTTLRDLPFVAERRNALYRKFESEALDGARIRRAYPGLKGVVPTLASLLAERKG, from the coding sequence ATGAGTGGTGCCACGGTCAGCGACTTTGTCGACTACTGGCGGAATGAGGGCGAGGCTTATGTGCGGCGCGGTGATTATGCGTGGATGGCCGGACTGGTTCCCGGCCGGCGCGTGCTCGAAATCGGCTGCGGGCTCGGTTTCGGCACCGCCGCGCTGGTCGCGCGTGGATTGGCGGTATTGGCGCTCGACACGCTACCGGAGTGCCTGGCGGCCAGTGCCGAGCGCGTGGGCGAGGCGGCCGGCGGGGTTACCCTGATGCAGGGCGACGTGGCGGCGCTGAGCACGGAACAATTGGCAACGATCGAGACATTTGCCCCGGATGTCGTCGTTTGCTGGCTGATGGGGGCACCGGCCGTGACGACTGGCGCGGCAGCCGGCGACGAGGGAAAGGCGGTGGCCGCCTATCGTGAGGCCGTTCATCGTCAGGTCGCGGAGTTGGCGGCGAAGTTGCTTGCGGTGCGCGCCCTGCATCTTGTCGACCGCACGGCAATGCCTTGGCAGGCCAAGGACATCGGGCGCGACACGCTGCTACGCTATCATCTGGGGACGACGCTGCGCGACCTGCCGTTCGTTGCCGAACGGCGCAATGCGCTATACCGGAAATTCGAAAGCGAAGCGCTGGATGGTGCCCGCATCCGCCGCGCCTATCCGGGGCTGAAAGGCGTCGTGCCGACTCTGGCCTCGCTGTTGGCCGAAAGGAAGGGCTGA
- the galU gene encoding UTP--glucose-1-phosphate uridylyltransferase GalU, translated as MKKVRKAVFPVAGLGTRFLPATKASPKEMLPIVDKPLIQYAVEEAVAAGITDMIFVTGRSKRAIEDHFDKAYELESELAARGKNETLDFVRNMIPKNINCIYIRQAEALGLGHAVLCAKPVIGDEPFAVLLADDLLDGEPPVMKQMTDTYDYYRCSVLGVQDVPRGETGSYGIVDARRVADRLEQIGAIVEKPKPEVAPSTLAVVGRYILTPRIFHHLETIKAGSGGEIQLTDGISSLLSEEQVLAYRYSGTRYDCGSKLGYLQASVVFGCRHPEVGAAFAAYLKEVTGGLSG; from the coding sequence GTGAAAAAGGTTCGTAAAGCAGTCTTTCCGGTGGCCGGTCTGGGTACCCGTTTCCTGCCGGCGACCAAGGCCAGCCCGAAGGAAATGTTGCCCATCGTCGACAAGCCGCTGATCCAGTACGCGGTGGAGGAGGCTGTGGCGGCCGGAATTACCGACATGATCTTCGTCACCGGCCGTTCCAAGCGGGCGATCGAGGACCACTTCGACAAGGCGTACGAGCTGGAATCGGAGCTGGCGGCACGGGGCAAGAACGAGACCCTTGATTTCGTGCGCAACATGATCCCCAAGAACATCAACTGCATCTACATCCGCCAGGCGGAAGCGCTCGGCCTCGGCCACGCCGTGCTGTGCGCCAAGCCGGTGATCGGCGACGAGCCGTTCGCCGTGCTGCTCGCCGACGATCTGCTCGACGGTGAGCCACCGGTGATGAAGCAGATGACCGATACCTATGATTACTATCGCTGCTCGGTGCTCGGCGTGCAGGACGTGCCGCGCGGCGAGACGGGGAGCTATGGCATCGTCGATGCCCGGCGCGTCGCCGATCGTCTGGAGCAGATCGGTGCCATCGTCGAGAAACCGAAGCCCGAAGTGGCGCCATCGACGCTGGCCGTCGTCGGCCGCTACATCCTGACCCCGCGCATCTTCCATCATCTCGAAACAATCAAGGCGGGCTCCGGCGGTGAGATCCAGCTCACCGACGGCATCTCCTCGCTGCTCAGCGAGGAGCAGGTGCTCGCCTATCGCTATTCCGGTACCCGCTACGACTGCGGTTCCAAGCTTGGCTATCTGCAGGCGAGCGTCGTATTCGGGTGCCGTCATCCCGAAGTCGGGGCGGCTTTCGCTGCCTACCTGAAGGAAGTCACTGGAGGCCTGAGTGGATAG
- a CDS encoding [protein-PII] uridylyltransferase, whose translation MSIDVAALRSEVKTAQEGLFADYAQTNDAAALLTNRCLMVDDVLARLWTSLDFPASLTLAAVGGYGRGELYPASDIDLLILLPQEPGATVQERLETLVGNFWDIGLEIGHSVRTIQECLDAAAGDITIQTALLESRLLTGNKDLFTAFAKRLRGNLDPLVFFERKRLEQQERHLRYNDTPYSLEPSIKEAPGGLRDLQAIFWTANAAGYGQTWADLERHGFLTSEECVHARRCEEYLQHLRIRLHLMTGRHEDRLLFDYQNALAAEHGLESTPAKRASERLMQGYYRNAKAITLANTILLQNIGAALAPENQQMPQPIDANFQSVGGLLDIRDDDAFAGNTALIFVSFLIMQENSDLHGMTARTLRALWRARELITPEFRANPANRVAFLKLLQGERGVVHEFRRMNQLDILGAYLPAFGRIVGQMQHDLFHVYTVDQHILQVLRNIRRFAMTEFAHEYPICSRAITGFDRPWLLYVAAIFHDIAKGRRGDHSELGTVDAQAFCEAHEMSAADTELVVWLVRHHLVMSQVAQKEDLSDPEAIAAFGRLVGDARHLTALYLLTHADIRGTSPKVWNNWKGKLLADLYHLTLDNLGCDSQPAAQGIIAERQAEAIRLLRFFALPETVHQRLWKELDTVYFLRHSAEEIAWHTRSLHYRIFIDKPVVRARLHQDGEGLQVFVYTRDQPDLFVRIVAFFARSGYSIVDAKIHTTSHGYALDSFVLLNVAEQHSDREMISYVEHELTDRLYRQTPPEAPSAGRLSRQVRNFPMKAEASIQPDERGTNYVLTLTAADRPGLLYTVATTLAEHGANLHTAKISTLGERVEDVFLISGDNLRLSRRRIQLEADLMERLKV comes from the coding sequence ATGAGCATCGATGTCGCGGCACTGCGCAGCGAGGTCAAGACCGCGCAGGAAGGCCTGTTCGCGGACTATGCACAAACCAACGATGCCGCGGCCCTGCTCACGAATCGGTGCCTGATGGTCGACGACGTCCTTGCCCGGCTGTGGACCAGCCTCGACTTTCCCGCCTCGCTGACGCTTGCCGCGGTCGGTGGCTATGGGCGCGGAGAACTCTACCCCGCCTCGGACATCGACCTGCTCATCCTCCTGCCGCAGGAACCCGGCGCCACAGTGCAGGAAAGGCTGGAGACGCTGGTTGGCAACTTCTGGGACATCGGGCTTGAAATCGGGCACAGCGTGCGCACGATCCAGGAATGCCTCGATGCGGCAGCCGGCGACATCACCATCCAGACCGCCCTGCTCGAGTCCCGTCTACTGACCGGCAACAAGGACCTGTTCACCGCCTTCGCGAAGCGGTTGCGCGGCAACCTCGACCCGCTCGTTTTCTTCGAACGCAAGCGGCTCGAGCAGCAGGAACGGCACCTGCGTTACAACGACACGCCGTACAGCCTGGAACCCAGCATCAAGGAAGCGCCAGGCGGCCTGCGCGACCTTCAGGCAATCTTCTGGACGGCGAATGCGGCCGGTTACGGCCAGACCTGGGCCGACCTCGAACGGCACGGCTTCCTGACCAGCGAGGAGTGCGTGCATGCCAGGCGCTGCGAGGAGTACCTGCAACACCTGCGCATCCGCCTGCACCTGATGACCGGGCGCCACGAGGACCGGCTGCTGTTCGATTACCAGAACGCGCTGGCAGCCGAGCACGGTCTCGAATCGACCCCGGCCAAGCGCGCCTCTGAGCGGCTGATGCAGGGCTATTACCGCAATGCCAAGGCAATCACCCTGGCCAACACCATACTCTTGCAGAACATCGGCGCGGCGCTGGCGCCCGAAAACCAGCAGATGCCTCAGCCGATCGACGCCAATTTTCAGTCGGTCGGCGGACTGCTCGACATCCGCGACGACGACGCCTTCGCTGGCAATACGGCGCTGATTTTTGTTAGTTTCCTGATCATGCAGGAAAACTCCGATCTCCACGGCATGACCGCCAGGACGCTGCGTGCCCTGTGGCGGGCTCGTGAATTGATCACCCCGGAGTTTCGGGCGAACCCGGCCAATCGCGTAGCCTTCCTGAAGCTGTTGCAGGGCGAGCGCGGGGTCGTGCATGAATTTCGCCGGATGAACCAGCTCGATATCCTCGGCGCCTATCTGCCAGCCTTCGGACGCATCGTCGGGCAGATGCAGCACGACCTGTTCCACGTTTACACGGTCGACCAGCACATCCTGCAGGTTTTACGGAACATCCGGCGCTTCGCGATGACCGAATTTGCCCACGAGTACCCGATCTGCTCGCGCGCGATCACCGGATTCGACCGGCCCTGGCTGCTCTACGTTGCGGCGATTTTCCACGACATTGCCAAGGGGCGCCGCGGCGATCACTCGGAACTCGGCACCGTCGATGCCCAAGCCTTCTGCGAAGCTCACGAAATGTCAGCCGCGGACACCGAACTGGTCGTCTGGCTGGTTCGCCACCATCTCGTCATGTCGCAGGTCGCCCAGAAGGAAGATCTTTCCGACCCCGAGGCGATTGCTGCCTTTGGCCGCCTGGTCGGTGACGCCCGTCACCTGACTGCCCTCTACCTGCTGACGCACGCCGACATTCGCGGCACCAGCCCCAAGGTGTGGAATAACTGGAAAGGCAAGTTGCTGGCCGACCTCTACCATCTGACGCTCGACAATCTCGGCTGCGACAGCCAGCCGGCGGCGCAGGGCATCATCGCTGAAAGGCAGGCCGAGGCCATACGCCTGCTGCGTTTCTTCGCGCTGCCGGAAACGGTGCACCAACGCCTGTGGAAAGAACTCGATACCGTCTATTTCCTGCGCCATTCGGCCGAAGAAATCGCCTGGCACACGCGTTCGCTGCATTACCGGATCTTCATCGACAAGCCGGTCGTGCGCGCCCGCCTCCATCAGGATGGCGAGGGCCTCCAGGTATTTGTCTACACCAGGGATCAGCCCGATCTGTTCGTCCGCATCGTCGCCTTCTTCGCGCGGTCCGGCTACAGCATCGTCGACGCCAAGATTCACACGACGTCCCACGGCTATGCGCTCGACAGCTTTGTCCTGCTCAATGTCGCCGAGCAACACAGCGACCGTGAGATGATTTCCTACGTCGAGCACGAACTCACCGACCGCCTGTACCGCCAGACTCCACCGGAGGCGCCGTCGGCAGGCCGTCTGTCGCGTCAGGTCAGAAATTTTCCGATGAAGGCCGAGGCCAGCATCCAGCCCGACGAAAGGGGCACCAATTACGTCCTGACGCTGACCGCCGCCGACCGTCCCGGACTCCTCTACACGGTCGCGACCACCCTCGCCGAGCACGGGGCCAACCTGCACACAGCCAAGATCTCGACGCTCGGTGAACGGGTGGAAGACGTCTTCCTGATCAGTGGCGACAACCTCAGACTGAGCCGCCGCCGTATCCAGCTCGAAGCCGATCTGATGGAACGGCTGAAGGTCTAG
- a CDS encoding hypoxanthine-guanine phosphoribosyltransferase, with product MDSNEARALLADAEPIHSAATIQAALGQVAARIHGQLAKRNPLVLCVMTGGVVFCGQLLPRLDFPLDFDYLHATRYGPETQGGKISWRSAPWIPVKDRTVLVVDDILDEGVTLAAIKESLRRLGAAEVLLAVFADKLNGKSKPVSADFVGLTVPDRFVFGFGMDIHGAWRNLPAIYAVREKAG from the coding sequence GTGGATAGCAACGAGGCGCGCGCGCTGCTGGCGGATGCCGAACCGATTCATTCCGCAGCGACCATCCAGGCCGCGCTCGGCCAGGTTGCGGCGCGGATCCATGGGCAACTAGCCAAGCGGAATCCGCTGGTGCTGTGCGTGATGACCGGAGGCGTGGTCTTCTGCGGTCAACTGTTGCCCAGGCTCGATTTTCCCCTTGACTTCGACTATCTGCACGCCACGCGTTACGGCCCCGAGACGCAGGGCGGCAAGATCTCGTGGCGCAGTGCACCGTGGATTCCGGTCAAGGACCGGACGGTCCTTGTCGTCGACGACATTCTCGACGAGGGCGTGACGCTGGCGGCGATCAAGGAAAGCCTGAGGCGACTCGGCGCTGCCGAGGTGCTGCTGGCGGTATTTGCCGACAAGCTGAACGGCAAGAGCAAGCCCGTTTCCGCCGATTTTGTCGGGTTGACCGTACCGGACCGCTTCGTCTTCGGCTTCGGCATGGATATCCATGGCGCTTGGCGCAATCTGCCGGCCATCTACGCGGTCAGGGAGAAGGCGGGATGA
- the map gene encoding type I methionyl aminopeptidase, producing MSISIKTPREIEKMRVAGRLASEVLDYIEPFVRAGVTTNELDRLCHDYTVNVQGAIPAPLNYAPKGYNPYPKSICASVNYQVCHGVPGDRILKNGDIVNLDVTPIKDGYHGDTSRMYLIGDASIQARRLCEITFECLWLGISVVRPGGHIGDIGAIIQKHAEKSGYSVVREYCGHGIGVNFHEDPQVTHYGKSGTGPLMESGMIFTIEPMINAGKAAIREMADGWTIVTKDHSLSAQWEHTVLVTATGHEVLTLSAGCRPKPDWIA from the coding sequence ATGAGCATTTCCATCAAGACACCACGGGAAATTGAAAAGATGCGCGTCGCCGGGCGCCTTGCTTCGGAAGTGCTCGACTATATAGAGCCATTCGTCAGGGCCGGCGTGACAACCAATGAGCTGGATCGCCTCTGCCATGACTACACGGTCAACGTGCAGGGCGCCATTCCCGCGCCGCTGAATTACGCGCCCAAGGGTTACAACCCCTACCCGAAATCGATCTGTGCCTCGGTCAATTACCAAGTCTGCCACGGCGTGCCCGGTGATCGCATCCTCAAGAACGGCGACATCGTCAATCTCGACGTCACTCCGATCAAGGATGGCTACCATGGCGACACCAGCCGCATGTACCTGATCGGCGATGCCTCGATCCAGGCAAGACGACTCTGCGAAATCACCTTTGAATGCCTGTGGCTTGGCATCTCCGTGGTGCGGCCCGGCGGACACATCGGCGACATCGGCGCCATCATCCAGAAGCATGCCGAGAAAAGCGGTTACTCGGTCGTGCGGGAATACTGCGGGCACGGCATTGGCGTCAATTTCCACGAGGATCCGCAGGTGACCCACTACGGCAAGTCCGGCACCGGTCCGCTGATGGAGTCCGGCATGATCTTCACCATCGAGCCGATGATCAATGCCGGCAAGGCCGCCATCCGCGAAATGGCCGACGGCTGGACCATAGTCACCAAGGACCACAGCCTCTCCGCGCAATGGGAACACACCGTGCTGGTCACCGCTACCGGCCACGAGGTCCTGACACTCTCCGCCGGATGCCGTCCAAAGCCCGACTGGATCGCCTGA
- a CDS encoding S-methyl-5'-thioinosine phosphorylase, with protein MLAIIGGSGLTMLSNLDVSHREVVRTPYGEPSGALVFGQICGQPAMFLPRHGYGHTIPPHMVNYRANLWALHRHQATGIISVASVGGIRTDLQPGEIVIPNQIVDYTSGRKGTFFEGNGSAVTHVDFTEPYDHELRRRIAEAGAALGIAMKFGGVYAATQGPRLETAAEINRLERDGCDLVGMTGMPEAVLARELGLPYAAISVVANHAAGRGNSANGIHFESLDRVLQEAMGRVRVVIEELVGCRSSRLPTEIPG; from the coding sequence ATGCTGGCAATCATCGGTGGCAGCGGGCTGACCATGCTGTCCAATCTGGACGTCTCGCATCGCGAGGTGGTGCGTACGCCTTATGGCGAACCTTCGGGAGCGCTGGTCTTCGGGCAGATCTGCGGCCAGCCGGCAATGTTCCTGCCGCGTCATGGGTACGGCCACACGATCCCGCCGCACATGGTCAACTACCGGGCCAACCTGTGGGCGCTGCATCGCCACCAAGCGACAGGCATTATTTCGGTGGCCTCGGTCGGCGGCATCCGTACCGACCTGCAGCCGGGCGAAATCGTCATTCCCAACCAGATTGTCGACTACACGTCGGGGCGCAAGGGCACTTTCTTCGAGGGCAACGGGTCAGCGGTGACCCATGTCGACTTCACTGAACCCTATGACCACGAGCTGCGTCGGCGGATCGCCGAGGCCGGCGCGGCACTGGGCATCGCGATGAAGTTCGGTGGCGTCTATGCGGCGACGCAGGGGCCACGCCTGGAAACCGCCGCCGAGATCAATCGGCTCGAGCGCGACGGCTGCGACCTGGTCGGCATGACCGGGATGCCGGAGGCTGTGCTGGCCCGCGAACTCGGACTGCCGTACGCGGCGATCAGCGTCGTCGCCAACCACGCAGCGGGACGCGGCAACAGCGCCAATGGCATCCACTTCGAGAGTCTCGATAGGGTTCTGCAGGAGGCCATGGGCCGGGTCCGGGTGGTGATCGAGGAACTGGTGGGCTGCCGAAGCAGCCGATTGCCGACCGAAATTCCCGGCTAG